A window of the Bacteroides thetaiotaomicron VPI-5482 genome harbors these coding sequences:
- the rimI gene encoding ribosomal protein S18-alanine N-acetyltransferase, translating into MEPTIHLRQAKAGDIPAILEIEQECFQEDSFSREQFVYLICRSKGTFYVVVEQERIIAYVSLLFHAGTRYLRIYSIAVHPDCRGRKLGQLLMERTIETALDCRAVKITLEVKESNTPAIKLYMKNGFIPVGVKPNYYHDGSDAIYMQRHM; encoded by the coding sequence ATGGAACCAACGATACACCTCCGTCAGGCAAAAGCGGGAGACATTCCTGCCATTCTGGAGATAGAGCAGGAATGTTTTCAGGAAGATAGTTTTTCGAGAGAACAGTTTGTTTATCTGATCTGCCGTTCAAAGGGCACCTTTTATGTGGTGGTGGAACAGGAGCGGATAATCGCCTATGTCTCATTATTGTTTCATGCGGGAACTCGTTATCTGCGAATATATTCGATAGCCGTCCATCCGGACTGCAGAGGAAGGAAGCTGGGACAGTTGCTCATGGAGCGGACGATTGAGACAGCTCTTGACTGTAGGGCGGTAAAGATTACGCTCGAAGTAAAAGAGTCGAATACGCCTGCCATCAAGCTATATATGAAAAATGGCTTTATTCCCGTGGGAGTAAAGCCAAACTATTATCATGATGGTTCGGATGCGATTTATATGCAGCGGCACATGTAA
- a CDS encoding AI-2E family transporter — translation MSIKEQYWKYSLIVIILFMGIIIFRQITPFLGGLLGALTIYILVRTQMTHLTEKWKLKRSVAALLITAETVMVFLVPLGLTIWLLVNQLQDINLDPQTFIAPMQQVAEFIKEKTGYDVLGKDTLSFIVSILPRIGQIIMESISSLAINLFVMVFVLYFMLIGGKKMEAYVNDILPFNEANTQEVIHEINMIVRSNAIGIPLLAIIQGGVAMIGYLIFGAPNVLVLGFLTCFATIIPMVGTALIWFPVAAYLAVTGDWFNAIGLAAYGGIVISQSDNLIRFILQKKMADTHPLITIFGVVIGLPLFGFMGVIFGPLLLSLFFLFVDMFKKEYLDLRNNLPAR, via the coding sequence ATGAGCATCAAAGAACAATACTGGAAATATTCCCTCATCGTCATCATACTATTTATGGGAATCATCATCTTCCGTCAGATCACTCCTTTTTTGGGAGGATTGCTGGGAGCACTCACTATTTATATTTTGGTACGCACACAAATGACGCACCTGACAGAAAAGTGGAAACTGAAACGCAGTGTTGCCGCATTGCTGATTACGGCAGAGACGGTTATGGTATTTTTGGTTCCGCTTGGACTGACAATCTGGCTACTGGTAAACCAACTTCAGGACATCAATCTGGACCCGCAAACATTCATTGCCCCGATGCAGCAGGTGGCAGAGTTTATCAAAGAAAAAACGGGTTATGATGTGCTGGGAAAAGATACCTTGTCATTCATTGTCTCCATCCTACCCCGCATCGGACAAATAATAATGGAAAGCATCAGCAGCCTTGCCATCAATCTGTTTGTCATGGTATTCGTACTATACTTTATGCTGATAGGAGGAAAAAAGATGGAAGCTTATGTGAATGACATTCTCCCGTTCAATGAAGCGAATACACAGGAAGTAATTCACGAAATCAATATGATTGTACGTTCCAATGCCATCGGCATACCTCTGTTAGCCATTATTCAAGGAGGGGTCGCCATGATAGGGTATCTTATCTTCGGAGCACCCAATGTCCTGGTATTGGGATTCCTGACCTGCTTCGCCACCATCATTCCAATGGTAGGAACTGCCTTGATATGGTTTCCCGTAGCTGCCTATCTTGCCGTAACCGGAGACTGGTTCAACGCTATCGGACTCGCCGCATACGGTGGAATAGTCATATCTCAGTCGGATAACCTGATCCGATTCATCCTGCAGAAGAAAATGGCGGATACCCATCCGCTGATTACGATATTCGGAGTCGTTATCGGTTTGCCGTTGTTCGGATTTATGGGAGTCATCTTCGGTCCGTTGCTGCTTTCATTATTCTTTCTATTCGTCGACATGTTCAAGAAAGAATATCTGGATTTACGAAATAACCTTCCTGCGAGATGA
- a CDS encoding glycosyltransferase produces MEAFTFNTVELILLSAAGILFIIQLIYYFGLYNRIHAHNKAVRKEAVHFTQEMPPLSVILCARNEADNLRKILPAILEQDYPQFEVIVINDASTDETEDVLGFMEEKYPHLYHSFTPDSARYISHKKLALTLGIKASKHDWLVFTETNCMPASKDWLRLMARNFTSQTQIVLGYSGYDRTKGWLHKRVAFDTLFQSLRYLCFALAGKPYMGIGRNMAYRKELFFQRKGYSTYLNLQRGEDDLFINQIATPSNTRVETDINATMRIQPVYSYKEWKEEKISYMATARFYHGVQRYLLGFETFSHLLFYAACIAGLVFGILNNHWLAAGIALLIWLFRYTVQAIIINRTAKEMGGDRKYYFSLPVFDILQPIQSLKFKLYRSLRRKGDFMRR; encoded by the coding sequence ATGGAAGCATTTACATTCAATACTGTCGAACTGATTCTTTTATCGGCGGCAGGTATTCTTTTTATCATTCAGCTCATTTATTATTTCGGCTTGTACAATCGGATACATGCCCACAATAAGGCTGTACGCAAAGAAGCAGTGCACTTCACACAAGAGATGCCTCCGCTTTCCGTGATTCTTTGTGCACGCAACGAAGCTGATAACCTACGTAAAATCTTACCTGCCATTCTCGAACAAGACTATCCGCAGTTCGAAGTGATTGTTATCAACGATGCTTCTACGGATGAGACAGAGGATGTACTGGGATTTATGGAAGAGAAATATCCTCACCTCTACCACAGCTTCACTCCCGACAGCGCACGCTACATCAGTCATAAGAAACTTGCCCTGACATTGGGCATCAAGGCCAGCAAACACGACTGGCTGGTATTTACAGAAACAAACTGTATGCCTGCAAGCAAAGACTGGCTCAGACTAATGGCACGTAACTTCACTTCACAGACTCAGATAGTACTGGGATACAGCGGTTACGACCGGACCAAAGGATGGCTGCACAAACGGGTAGCCTTTGACACGTTATTCCAGTCTCTGCGTTATTTATGCTTTGCACTGGCAGGAAAGCCATACATGGGCATCGGCCGCAATATGGCTTACCGGAAAGAATTATTCTTCCAGAGAAAAGGCTATTCCACTTATCTGAACCTGCAACGCGGGGAAGATGATTTATTCATCAACCAGATAGCCACCCCATCCAACACACGTGTAGAAACGGATATCAATGCAACTATGCGGATACAACCGGTATACAGCTACAAAGAATGGAAAGAAGAAAAGATAAGCTATATGGCAACCGCACGCTTTTATCACGGTGTACAGCGCTATTTGTTAGGATTCGAGACTTTCTCCCATCTGCTGTTTTACGCTGCCTGCATCGCGGGTCTTGTATTCGGCATCCTCAACAACCATTGGCTGGCTGCCGGAATTGCATTACTGATCTGGCTGTTCCGCTATACCGTACAGGCAATCATCATTAATCGGACAGCCAAAGAAATGGGCGGAGACAGGAAATATTATTTCTCCCTGCCGGTTTTCGATATCCTCCAGCCCATCCAGTCGCTCAAATTCAAACTTTACCGCTCCTTACGCAGGAAAGGAGACTTTATGAGAAGATAG